Proteins from a genomic interval of Falco rusticolus isolate bFalRus1 chromosome 7, bFalRus1.pri, whole genome shotgun sequence:
- the TLNRD1 gene encoding talin rod domain-containing protein 1, translated as MASGGSGKSSSEVSGGGIPSSSSLQRKKLISICDHCKIKMQLVADLLLLSSETRPVNTESLSVFGESFEKCRDTIIARTKGLSILTHDVQSQLNMGRFGEVGESLMEMGELVVSLTECSAHAAYLAAVETPGAQPAMPGLVDRYKVTRCRHEVEHGCGVLKTTPLADMSPQLLLEVSQNMSKNLKFLTDACVLASEKSKDKFAKEQFKLSVKCMSTSASALLACVKEVKTSPSELTRNRCVLFSGPLVQSVYALVGFATEPQFLGKAATINPEGKAVQTAILGGAMSVVSACVLLTQCLRDIAQHPESSTKMSDYRERLRNSACAVSDGCNLLSQALRERSSPRTLPPVNSNSVN; from the coding sequence ATGGCTAGCGGTGGCTCTGGCAAGTCCAGCAGCGAGGTGTCTGGCGGCggcatccccagcagcagctccctgcagaggaagaagctCATCTCTATCTGCGACCACTGCAAGATCAAGATGCAACTGGTGGCcgatctgctgctgctgtcgAGCGAGACCAGGCCGGTGAACACCGAGAGCCTGTCTGTCTTCGGTGAGTCCTTCGAGAAGTGCAGGGACACGATCATTGCCAGGACCAAAGGACTCTCCATCCTGACCCATGACGTCCAGAGCCAGCTCAACATGGGACGCTtcggggaggtgggggaaagCCTGATGGAGATGGGGGAGCTGGTGGTCTCCCTGACCGAGTGCTCTGCCCACGCTGCCTACCTGGCTGCAGTGGAGACTCCGGGGGCCCAGCCTGCCATGCCTGGCTTGGTGGATCGCTACAAGGTGACCCGATGTAGGCATGAGGTGGAGCACGGCTGCGGGGTCTTGAAGACCACCCCTTTGGCAGATATGAGccctcagctcctgctggaggTTTCTCAGAACATGTCCAAGAACTTGAAATTCCTGACAGACGCCTGCGTGCTGGCCAGTGAGAAATCCAAGGATAAATTTGCTAAGGAGCAGTTCAAACTCAGTGTCAAATGTATGAGCACCAGCGCCTCTGCCCTCTTGGCGTGTGTCAAGGAGGTCAAGACTTCACCCAGCGAGCTGACCAGGAACCGATGCGTCTTGTTCAGCGGACCTTTGGTGCAGTCTGTCTATGCTCTGGTGGGCTTTGCCACTGAGCCCCAGTTTTTGGGTAAAGCTGCCACCATCAATCCGGAGGGCAAAGCTGTGCAAACTGCCATCCTAGGAGGAGCCATGAGTGTGGTATCTGCTTGTGTGCTCCTGACCCAATGCCTCAGGGATATAGCCCAACACCCCGAAAGTAGCACCAAAATGAGCGATTACAGGGAAAGGTTGAGGAACTCAGCTTGCGCCGTCTCGGATGGTTGCAACCTGTTATCTCAGGCACTAAGAGAAAGATCTTCACCCAGGACTTTACCGCCAGTGAACTCCAATTCTGTGAATTAA